One region of Wyeomyia smithii strain HCP4-BCI-WySm-NY-G18 chromosome 3, ASM2978416v1, whole genome shotgun sequence genomic DNA includes:
- the LOC129727259 gene encoding uncharacterized protein LOC129727259 isoform X2, with translation MRNAGMTKANVTYGRRCGSDRISEELPAIVRAITELSKVISVIAKVAPTSQLRRSLYNSSAHFQREKYIFDIVLPTFEKFQETRGLKPSRMFTHYPTVIASDCSEGREFILLEDLSAAQGYRNFQRTEPLDYDSVSEILVYLAHFHAVSFAMKDQAPDIFEKIVGQLRETIFVAPLHSSFEGFLKRQVDYAMKTLEHCPAKGDDEVSKRLFRFRDEYGPSMVECVDNRDDVVICHGDCWISNILYRQKITSVQKELKFLDWQVSRCGTPVIDLSYFIFCCTDTELRTRLPELLRKYHSALLQRIDELGSDGTKLFPFETLQLHLRKFARFGFGMALMTLHTTCCVEKDLPDISTTLENSELVDLDKYAKDLLYNPAYIKRMTGVCRDMVRLGYL, from the exons ATGCGAAACGCGGGCATGACCAAAGCAAACGTCACTTACGGCCGACGGTGTGGAAGCGATCGAATTTCGGAGGAACTCCCGGCTATCGTACG TGCCATCACCGAGCTATCGAAGGTCATCAGCGTTATCGCCAAGGTAGCCCCGACCAGCCAACTGCGGCGAAGTCTGTACAACAGTTCGGCCCATTTTCAGCGCGAGAAGTACATCTTCGATATCGTGCTGCCGACCTTCGAGAAGTTCCAGGAAACGCGAGGCCTGAAACCGTCACGGATGTTTACCCATTACCCGACGGTGATCGCGTCCGACTGTAGCGAAGGACGAGAGTTCATCCTGCTGGAGGACCTTTCGGCGGCCCAAGGATATCGGAACTTTCAGCGTACGGAACCACTGGACTATGACAGCGTTTCTGAGATTCTAGTTTATTTGGCTCACTTTCATGCCGTTTCGTTCGCCATGAAAGACCAGGCACCGGATATATTCGAGAAAATTGTCGGCCAGCTGAGGGAGACTATCTTTGTGGCACCGTTGCACAGTTCGTTCGAGGGTTTCCTCAAGCGGCAGGTTGACTATGCGATGAAAACGTTGGAACACTGTCCGGCCAAAGGGGACGACGAGGTGAGCAAGCGGCTTTTCCGATTCCGAGATGAGTATGGACCGTCGATGGTCGAGTGTGTGGACAACCGGGACGATGTCGTGATTTGCCATGGCGATTGCTGGATAAGCAACATTTTGTACCGACAGAAG ATTACTTCAGTGCAGAAGGAGCTGAAATTTCTGGACTGGCAGGTTTCACGTTGTGGAACGCCGGTAATCGATTTGTCCTACTTTATCTTCTGCTGCACGGACACCGAACTGCGAACTCGGCTACCGGAGTTGCTACGGAAGTATCACTCCGCTTTGCTTCAGCGAATCGACGAACTCGGCAGTGACGGGACGAAATTGTTTCCTTTCGAAACGCTACAACTGCATTTGAGAAAGTTTGCCCGGTTTGGATTCG GAATGGCCCTGATGACCCTACACACCACTTGCTGCGTTGAGAAGGACCTGCCAGACATTTCGACCACGCTCGAGAACTCCGAACTGGTCGATCTGGACAAGTACGCCAAAGATTTGCTGTACAATCCGGCCTACATTAAGCGCATGACCGGCGTCTGTCGGGATATGGTAAGGCTGGGCTATCTGTAG